In a single window of the Cucurbita pepo subsp. pepo cultivar mu-cu-16 chromosome LG18, ASM280686v2, whole genome shotgun sequence genome:
- the LOC111780265 gene encoding 30S ribosomal protein S16-2, chloroplastic/mitochondrial-like yields MVVRIRLSRFGCKNKPFYRVMAADSRSPRDGKHLEVLGYYNPLPGQDGGKRMGLNFERVKYWLSVGAQPSEPVQRILFRSGVLPPPPMVAMARKGGPRDTRVVDPLSGRIVSPEKPTDDSSSKDGNADS; encoded by the exons ATGGTGGTTCGAATTCGATTGTCGAGATTTGGTTGTAAGAACAAGCCGTTTTACAGGGTGATGGCTGCCGATAGCCGATCTCCCCGGGACGGCAAGCATCTGGAGGTTCTAGGTTACTATAATCCCCTGCCAG GTCAAGATGGTGGTAAACGAATGGgacttaattttgaaagagtGAA GTATTGGCTTTCAGTTGGTGCTCAGCCTTCAGAACCCGTGCAACGTATTCTTTTTAGATCAGGGGTACTTCCACCCCCTCCAATGGTTGCAATGGCACGTAAAGGTGGACCACGTGATACTCGTGTTGTCGATCCTCTGAGCGGACGCATCGTGTCTCCAGAGAAGCCAACTGATGATTCCAGTAGCAAAGATGGCAATGCTGATTCGTAG